In Leptolyngbya sp. NIES-2104, the genomic window TCCATTAAATTTCGGATCAACAAATGCTTGGGTTAACTGCCGCGCCCGATCCGGTCGGAAATTAAAGAAGATCACACCATCGCCCGCTTCAACGGCTCCCGGTGCAATTCGCACAGGTTCAACGAATTCATCGGTGATCCCTGCGTTGTAAGCAGCTTTGATGACCTCGATCGCACTTTGACCTGTGCCTTCTCCGATTTCGGTCATTACTTTATAAGCCTTTTCGACGCGATCCCAACGTCGATCGCGATCCATTGCATAGTAACGACCGCTCACCGTGACAATTCGCCCAACTCCAAGACGGTCAATCTCTAACTGCAATTTCTGAAGTTCATCGATCCCCGATTTAGGCAACGTATCACGCCCGTCCGTAATCGCATGGATGCAAACTTCTGAAATGCCTTGTGATTTCGCAAGTTCAAGTAATCCGACTAAATGCGAAATGTGTGCGTGAACGCCGCCTTCTGAACACAAACCAACTAAATGCAGCTTTGAGCCTTGCGACTTCACCGCTTCACAAACTTCAACTAACTTCGGATTCGTCAGCAGGCTTTTATCTTCGACCGCATCGGAAATTCTCACCAGTTCTTGAGGAACGACGCGCCCTGCACCAAGATTCAGGTGTCCGACTTCTGAGTTGCCCATTTGACCATCCGGCAATCCCACATCTTTACCCGATGTGCGAATCAGCGTGTGAGGATACGCTGCCCATAAGCTATTCATCACGGGCGTATGGGCTTGTGCGATCGCGTTTCCGTCACGATCTTCACGATATCCCCAGCCATCCAGAATAATAAGCACCACAGGAGAAACAGGCGGTTGCCCCATATTGTTCTGCCCTTTCACTGAAATATTCTCCGCAAATCATACCATTGCTACTGTGACCATTCACTTTTTCCCTACATATGAAATCCTGAACTGATTGTTTTATTAATCATCTTTTAAGATTTCTATCAGCTCCGCAAATCATAGCGGGAAATTCCTCTCAACAATAAATGGTTTGCTATTCGTGAAAAAGCTCACCGCAAACCATCTATGCTCTGTTCTTCTGTTTTGAATCGTAGCGGTTTTCAACAAAAATTACGCGCTTTTTTGAGCTTTCTTTTCCTTTTCTTTGGTTTTTTGTTTGGCGCGTTTTTCTGCGACTTTTTCGGCTTTCTCTGCCTCGATCGCGGCAAGTTTTGCTTTTTCTCTCTCTTCCGCCGTTTTGTCTAGGTAATAGTGGTAATCACCCCGATACAAGCGGAGTTCACCGTCACGGATTTCGACGATTTTGTTTGCGGTTTGCGAAATAAAATAGCGATCGTGCGACACAATCACGACGCTACCGTCATAGTTCTGAATTGCTTCTTCGAGCATTTCTTTGGCGGGAATATCTAAATGATTGGTCGGCTCATCGAGAATGAGTAAATTTGCGGGTTGAAGCAGCATTTTCGCGAGTGCCAATCTCGCTTTCTCGCCTCCGCTCAGCGATTCTACTTTCTTGAAAACGGTATCACCACTGAACAAAAATCGTCCTAAATGTGTCCGAACTTCTTCGTTTTTCCAGTCCGGAACCTCATCGTGAATTGTATCAATGACCGTTTTATTTAGGTCGAGCGCTTCGGCTTGATTCTGCTCGAAATAGCTCGGAATTACGTTATGATCCCCTAACTTAACGGTGCCTTCTGTCGGCTGTTCGCTCCCGGTCATCAGGTGAAGTAAGGTCGATTTTCCGGCTCCATTCGGTCCTAAAATCGCAACATGATCCCCGCGCTCAATTAACAGTTCTGCACCCAGAAACAGAATTTTGTCGCCGTACATGTGTGTGAGATCTTCAATGATTACAACCTCACGACCACTTCTAGGCGCAGGTGGAAATCGGAAATGCAGCGTTCTCACATCCGAATCCGGAGCTTCGATCCGTTCAACTTTGTCTAATTGCTTCTCGCGGCTCTTTGCTTGGGTGCTTCGGGTCGCGCTGGCTCGGAATCGCTCGACAAATGCCTGCTGTTTCTCAAGTTCTTTCTGCTGCCGCTCAAATGCACTCATCTGAGCATCTCGCTGTTCTTGTTTCTGCTGCAAGTAAGCGGAATAGTTGCCCAAATACGTCGCTGATATGCCCCGTTCGGTTTCAACAATCTGGGTGCAAAGTCGATCGAGGAATTCACGATCGTGCGACACAATCACCATCGGTGTTGTCAATTCCTTCAGATAGTTCTCCAACCATTCGATCGTTTCTAGATCTAAATGGTTCGTCGGCTCGTCGAGCAGCAACAGATCTGGAGATTGCAGCAAGATCTTGCCTAAACTCATCCGCATTTGCCAGCCGCCGCTGAACGCGCTGACTAATCGATCGCCATCATCGGAATCGAATCCCATCTCAGGCAGAATCTTCTCGATCCGCGTTTCCAGCCCGTAACCGTCCATCGCCTCGTATTTTCGCTGTAACTTATCCATCTTGGTTAGCAGCTTATCTAATTCTTCTGGCGTTGCGGTTTCCATGGCGCGATGCACTTCAGACAGCGCTTCATGCACTTCATTCGCTTCTTTGAATGCTCGCCAAAACTCTTCTCGAACGGTTCGAGTCGGATCAACCTCAAATTCTTGCGTTAGATAAGCGATGTGCAGACTCGAAGGACGAATCACTTCGCCATCGGTCGGTTCAATTTCGCCCGCAATGATTTTCAACTGCGTGGACTTGCCTGCACCGTTCACACCAACCAAGCCGATCCGATCGCCGGGTTTCACTTCCCAGTTCACATCTTTGAGAACTTCGCCAGTCGAATAAATTTTGCTGACGTGTTCGAGTCGCAACATATAAAACTCCAAGGGTTAGGGCAGGCAAGTTTTAAAATCTTAACAAAACCTGTGATTTTCGGAGTTTTAAGTTAACAACTGATTTGGCAATATAAACGATCCATCAGAATTTGGCGGAAAATCGATCACGTTAACGATCGCATCTGCATTTAACGCACCGTAAATATGAGGAAAGTCGCCCACTCCCTCGACAGGTTCGTATTTCACTTCTGCGCGAACGCGATCGACATCGATCACCAGCAGCACAAGACCCGATTTTCCACGATAAAACTGATTCGCCACCCAAACGACCTGATCTGGTGTTGAGCAGTGAATGAAGCCTTCTGTATCGAGTGAATCTGCTCGGTAGTCTCCAGAGCGGGGAACACGTTCGCGCTCAGTGATGTGCAGAATCATTAATTCAACGATCCCAGATTCAGTAACGGGAGAGAAAAGGCGTGAAAAAATGGGTTCGGTACTTCTTTCGGTTTCGGTGTACCAATGCCAGCGAACAATGCCATCAGTAGCGTAATGGCGATCGCTTGTAGGAGTTTTTCTAGCATCTCAAACCTCGCTCAATTCTCAGGAAAGCAAAAAAGCATCCACCCTTTGCAAGATCTTACTCAAAGATGTGGCAAATGAGTGTATCTTTTAGAGTCTTATAAACTTGAGACTTAACTAGTGATCTAACTCACTTCAAGGTTAGAGATAAATCGCCTGATCGGGTAAAAATTAATGACCTCATTGGGTGAGGCGAATCAGAGAAAAAAAACGGTACTGTACCTACATCGCTACTCTCACCGTTCAGGAGCCATGTTGAACTTTCGACCGCTTTTGGACGACTAGCGGATTTCTATGTTTCCGCTAAAAATGTGCAGCCGTTCCGCTGTGATCCTATGGTGCAGGATTGCAGCGGATTTCTAATAGAAAACCGTCCGGATCATAGAAGTAAATGCCGCGACCTGTGGGGCGAGTCACGGGACCGTGATCAATTAACACATCGTAATGATGGAGGACTTCAACGGCTCGATCGAACAATTCCGGCGCAATCCCAAACGCAAAATGATTCATCCGCGTAAAGCCTTTCTTGGGGTCAGGATCAGGCGGGGTTAAATCTGGCTCCCAAAATAAGTCGATAATCGTGCCATCGGGTGTTCTGAAGTTTGCAACTTTTCCCGCAGCAACCTCATTTTTCAGCGTTTCGGGGACTTCTGCGCCCGTCAATTCATGCAGACCCAAGACAGTACCGTAGAAATAGCGCGAAGCCTGCATATCTTTGACATTCAATGCCAGGTGATGCACTTCGGATAAAAGACCTGCAAGAGAGACAGCGGGAGGAGTTGAAAGCATGATTTGTGATTCCGATTTTTTCTCAGTTTTAGCGTGTCTCGACGATCGTTTTCAATCCAGTGACCAGGCGTTGAATTCCTGCGATCGCAGTCTCTTTCTCTAACGCCCCATAGCCCACCCGCAAGTAACAGCCATTCTCTAAACCAAAGGTGAAACCCGGAAGGACTGCCACTCGATGGTCTTGAATCAATTGTTTCACCAGTTCCATCGTGTCCATCTCGGTATGAACTTTCAGCAAAAAATAGAACGCGCCATCGGTTTGTGGAACCGTGCAGAGATGGCGAATGGTTTGAAGTTCGTCTAAGACAATTTCTCGAACTTGGGCGATCGCATTTAATTTTTCCTCACAGTACGATCGTCCTGCTTCTAATGCTCCAACGGCTGCAAACTGAGCGATCACCGATGGACAAATCACATTCGTATCCTGAATTTTCTGCACCGATTCGAGCAAAAACGACGGAATCATCATGTATCCGATTCGCCAACTCGCAAAGCCATACGCTTTAGACAGACTAAAGATCGAAATCGTATGGTTAGCACTATCGGCAATGCTGGCAGCCGAGAAATGATCAACGCCATAGGTGAAATATTCGTAAGCTTCATCGGTAATGTGAAAGCAATTAGAGTCGCAACACATTTGATTCACTTCGCGCAAGGCTGATTCGGAATACACTGCACCTGTGGGATTATTTGGGGAAATTGTAATGATCGCACGAGTTCGATCCGTGATTGCAGCCCGAATTAAATTCGGTTGAAGCTGATAATTTTCATCAGTTGGAACTAAAACGGCTCGACAGCTTGCAATCTCGATCGCCATTTCATGATTAAAGTAAAACGGCGTTTGCAAAATGATTTCATCTCCCGGATCAGTAATCGCTAACACCACATTCAAGAAAGCCATATTGCTGCCTGCGGTGACAACGATCTCGCGATCGCTTAAATCGAGTTTGTTTTCGATCATCAGCTTGTGAGCGATCGCATTCTTTAAATCCGGAATTCCTTCAACCGCTTGATATTTATGATGATTCGGATTGCTGAGAAACGTTGTGATTTGGTCGATCGCGCTTTGAGGCGGCGGATAGTTCACCACACCTTGACCGAGCGAGATTGTTCCTGGATGTTGGCGAATCAGTTCACCGACGATCGGAATAATCGGGGACTGAACCGCTTGCATTCGAGCCGGAAGACGATTGAAATTCATGCCAAAATTTGACGACGCTTAGAACTATCATGGTATCGAACATCATCCGAGTCGTTAGCGATGGCACAAGAGCAAAAAGATCAAGAACACCCCTTGTGGAAAAGCGATCGAGAAATCGTAGACGGCTTACTCACAGGTGAAGCCACCGATTGGAATCTCGCAGAACTGGCGCGGCTTCGGATTCGGTACAACGGATTTCCGGGTGCACGAGATATCAAAGCCGATTTAGACAAAGTACTTCAGCAGTGGAGTTTATCTGAGGATGCTTTGTTTGAAAAAACTCGACAGATTCATGCGGAATCTCAACCCTATAAAGGACGAGGCGCAAAGCGAGACGATTGGAGCTAAGAAAAAATTTTCCAAGTTTCGTTCTCAATCAAAATATAGATTCCCAAGCCAATGAGAACGATCGGAACTAAGATTCGGTTGTATCTTTCCAACACAGGCGCGATCGCGGGATGACTTGCTAACCAATTCGCGATCGCACACCACACCGCAACGAGAATCACAAACACTGCTAATACGATCGCGAGTCGCTGTCCGTCCAAACTCGCGAATAGCGGAATATACGTTGCGATATTGTCTCCACCATTGGCAAAAGTGACGATCGTAACGCTCAAAACGTCTGGCTGAAAGAATCGCAACAGAAACTTAGTCATCGGATTATTGGGCAGCGTTGCGCCTTGAATTTCATCCCCTTCTTCGCGAGTGACGATCGCTCGAATTCCTAAAAATATCGGCAAAAGTCCGAGCAATCCAATCCAAGCTTGAGGAATCAACAAGCCGCCCAAAAATCCGAGCAGACTACAAGCCACAATTCCCCCCAATCCCAAATACTGACCGAGATAGATCTGAGTTTTGGTAAAAGAAGCCTGAGAAAAGAACAGCATCAGGACAAGCAAATCATCGATATTTGTCGCTGCAAATGCGATCGCGCCAGTCAAAACGGTTGAGAAGAACCAAAGCATTGAACGCAGTCACCGTAAAATCTGAAGTCAACCCTATCAGATTTGAGAGCCGCTATGATGCACGGTTTTATTCCCAGCGATCGCTATTTTCCCTATCTCAGTTGGACAGATATCGCATCGATGCCCGATAAAGAAAACGTCGTGATTGTTCAGCCGATCGGCGCGATCGAACAACATGGCGCACATTTACCCTTAGCGGTCGATTCTGCTATCAGTGTCGCTGTTTTAGGTAAAGCACTCGACCAACTTGATTCAAACATTCCCGCCTATTCTCTGCCGCCTCTGTACTACGGCAAATCAAACGAACACTGGCACTTTCCCGGCACAATCACCCTCAGCACTCAAACGCTGTTAGCGGTCTTAATGGAAGTTGCAGAAAGCATTTATCGAGCGGGATTCCGCAAGCTTGTATTCATGAATTCTCATGGAGGACAGCCTCAGATTCTCGAAATTGCG contains:
- the gpmI gene encoding 2,3-bisphosphoglycerate-independent phosphoglycerate mutase — encoded protein: MGQPPVSPVVLIILDGWGYREDRDGNAIAQAHTPVMNSLWAAYPHTLIRTSGKDVGLPDGQMGNSEVGHLNLGAGRVVPQELVRISDAVEDKSLLTNPKLVEVCEAVKSQGSKLHLVGLCSEGGVHAHISHLVGLLELAKSQGISEVCIHAITDGRDTLPKSGIDELQKLQLEIDRLGVGRIVTVSGRYYAMDRDRRWDRVEKAYKVMTEIGEGTGQSAIEVIKAAYNAGITDEFVEPVRIAPGAVEAGDGVIFFNFRPDRARQLTQAFVDPKFNGFERSPITPLSFVTFTQYDPSLPVKVAFEPQNFNNILGEVVSRHGLRQLRTAETEKYAHVTYFFNGGLEEPFPGEDREMVPSPMVLTYDKKPAMSAEKVTEGAIAAIEKRIYSMMILNYANPDMVGHTGQIEATIEALETVDRCLGRLLEAIIRAGGTALITADHGNAEQMWDENHNPWTAHTTNPVPFILVEGEGRKIPGHGTDVSLRDDGRLADVAPTILDILQLPIPEEMTGRSLIQKAEFDVRANRTPVKIAR
- a CDS encoding ABC-F family ATP-binding cassette domain-containing protein, producing MLRLEHVSKIYSTGEVLKDVNWEVKPGDRIGLVGVNGAGKSTQLKIIAGEIEPTDGEVIRPSSLHIAYLTQEFEVDPTRTVREEFWRAFKEANEVHEALSEVHRAMETATPEELDKLLTKMDKLQRKYEAMDGYGLETRIEKILPEMGFDSDDGDRLVSAFSGGWQMRMSLGKILLQSPDLLLLDEPTNHLDLETIEWLENYLKELTTPMVIVSHDREFLDRLCTQIVETERGISATYLGNYSAYLQQKQEQRDAQMSAFERQQKELEKQQAFVERFRASATRSTQAKSREKQLDKVERIEAPDSDVRTLHFRFPPAPRSGREVVIIEDLTHMYGDKILFLGAELLIERGDHVAILGPNGAGKSTLLHLMTGSEQPTEGTVKLGDHNVIPSYFEQNQAEALDLNKTVIDTIHDEVPDWKNEEVRTHLGRFLFSGDTVFKKVESLSGGEKARLALAKMLLQPANLLILDEPTNHLDIPAKEMLEEAIQNYDGSVVIVSHDRYFISQTANKIVEIRDGELRLYRGDYHYYLDKTAEEREKAKLAAIEAEKAEKVAEKRAKQKTKEKEKKAQKSA
- a CDS encoding DUF952 domain-containing protein codes for the protein MILHITERERVPRSGDYRADSLDTEGFIHCSTPDQVVWVANQFYRGKSGLVLLVIDVDRVRAEVKYEPVEGVGDFPHIYGALNADAIVNVIDFPPNSDGSFILPNQLLT
- a CDS encoding VOC family protein, with the protein product MLSTPPAVSLAGLLSEVHHLALNVKDMQASRYFYGTVLGLHELTGAEVPETLKNEVAAGKVANFRTPDGTIIDLFWEPDLTPPDPDPKKGFTRMNHFAFGIAPELFDRAVEVLHHYDVLIDHGPVTRPTGRGIYFYDPDGFLLEIRCNPAP
- a CDS encoding pyridoxal phosphate-dependent aminotransferase, which translates into the protein MNFNRLPARMQAVQSPIIPIVGELIRQHPGTISLGQGVVNYPPPQSAIDQITTFLSNPNHHKYQAVEGIPDLKNAIAHKLMIENKLDLSDREIVVTAGSNMAFLNVVLAITDPGDEIILQTPFYFNHEMAIEIASCRAVLVPTDENYQLQPNLIRAAITDRTRAIITISPNNPTGAVYSESALREVNQMCCDSNCFHITDEAYEYFTYGVDHFSAASIADSANHTISIFSLSKAYGFASWRIGYMMIPSFLLESVQKIQDTNVICPSVIAQFAAVGALEAGRSYCEEKLNAIAQVREIVLDELQTIRHLCTVPQTDGAFYFLLKVHTEMDTMELVKQLIQDHRVAVLPGFTFGLENGCYLRVGYGALEKETAIAGIQRLVTGLKTIVETR
- a CDS encoding DUF3288 family protein, with translation MAQEQKDQEHPLWKSDREIVDGLLTGEATDWNLAELARLRIRYNGFPGARDIKADLDKVLQQWSLSEDALFEKTRQIHAESQPYKGRGAKRDDWS
- a CDS encoding cadmium resistance transporter, whose translation is MLWFFSTVLTGAIAFAATNIDDLLVLMLFFSQASFTKTQIYLGQYLGLGGIVACSLLGFLGGLLIPQAWIGLLGLLPIFLGIRAIVTREEGDEIQGATLPNNPMTKFLLRFFQPDVLSVTIVTFANGGDNIATYIPLFASLDGQRLAIVLAVFVILVAVWCAIANWLASHPAIAPVLERYNRILVPIVLIGLGIYILIENETWKIFS